In the Arachis stenosperma cultivar V10309 chromosome 8, arast.V10309.gnm1.PFL2, whole genome shotgun sequence genome, AACCGGTCCGGTCCAACCGGCATTCAGTAGTTTTCGAATGGACGGTTATTAACAACGGATTAGAtcattttcatcttggttctcaATTGAACCTGTTTGACAATCGGTCCAATCCGATTTTCAGAACCATGAGTATTAACTTATTAAATGATTAGAATTGCATTTTGTTGAACCATGAGTATTAACTTATTAAATGATTAGAATTGCATTTTATTCTAACAGTGTTGACTTATTGAATAACACTCTGTATTTGGAATTGCATTTTGTTTTAAATGGTGATGATTTTCTTATGGAATAACTAAGTTCATATTAGACTACAAGTATGTATTTgagtgtttatttatatttatttattatttttttataacattttttcTAGTTAAACCCTAATTAAATCGATTGAATCAATAACTTAATGAATTAATGATCAAAACAGTTTAATGATTGGTCTAATTTTTAGAATCTtggtatatatattataaacaTATAATGcacattaatatttttgttttccatattaaaaaaaattagcaaaTCAACCATAACTTATGTTcgtattttcaatcatattcaaCTTCAAAGTATTATGTTTATTACGAGTCTTTTAAATAGCGTTTGAAATAACGAGACAGAAACTAAAAGACTCGGATAACTCAGAGACTAgtattaaaatttcaatttctatCTCCAAAATTTCAGCATTTTGGTACCTCTAAAAAGTGAAGACACAGGAAATTAAAATTCTTAAAGATAGAGGCTAAAACTTTAGTtatattttatacctaaaatacctctattttaattaattaattccaatttatCCCTTgtacaattaaattaaaacttcaTTCTCATTTCTAACTCTCACTTTACATCaaatacaatattaaaatttatttcaatctctatctcttaatctctgTCTCTCTTCCCATCACAACCTTAGCATTTGAAGTTTTTCGAAATACTCAAACCAAACTCAAAGTCAACTAGCGAAATTTGCTATTATTTTTTCGTAAACAAAgtctaatttattattatatctaTACATAATTAATgtataaaaaatttacataaaatattcaaacaaattatttttacttttaaaaaaaattaaaaatcacttcgaaaaaaaaaacttttttttggGAACTAATTCAAACAAACACAAAATACATagtcaatataaaatatacattaaaaatatataatgcacattaatattttgttttctatactaaacaaaacaaattaaacataAGCGAATCAACcttgtgttttgtattttcaaTCATGTTCAAATCAATATGTTTATTTGAAGCCTTTCCAAATCCTCAACCAAACTAAAGTCAACTAGCTAAATTCgctattaatttttcttaaacAAATTGACCTACCTATATTATTGCTTGAAAAAGAGACCATTACACATAAAGCCGTATTGTCAGCTGCAGATATGCCCTGGTGACTTAATATAAGTATACATTTTTCTTTATCATCAATGTCAAAGCAATATCAATCTAAAGTCACAAAGctgaagaataaaattaaatgaaatgaATTGTCGAATACCCTCCATATGACGCAATTATTGTTGTTCCCACTGCAGCTCAAGCCTCCTCCTCAGGGACACCGACAGCGTAGTGGCCGAAGTTCCTTCCCTGTTAATATCACCAAATAAATGAAGAATATAAGAATTGTTTCTTGCATCAAAAGTTATGTTTGTTGTCCAATTTTCAGATGGTATAATGTATTTCAACAGGATTATAGAAGTGAATGAATAAGTATACCAACCTCAGCTTGCAAACGCTGCTTATTAAGATGTTGGGTTCTAGCCTTGTTCAGTACTGAATTTGGAGACTTAAACAATCTCTGCAAGTACAATGATGCAGTCAATAATTCTCTAGTCAAGGCACCTACTAGATGCAGTCAATAACTCAATAGAAAAATGGTAACAGTAATGCAAAATAAATGAGCATTATCACTCGCACAAACTTACCTTCTCACCACCAGACATTCTCTGTTCGTTATTATTGAACTTTCTCTTCGGCGTGAAATCAAAGACATCATGAAGGAACTCATTTTCCTATTTTGACAAGCGAGAACAGTACCAAGAGAAAAGGGGAAAACAACCATCAATAATTCAATATCAGCATTTTAGAAAATCAGCAAATCAGAAATTCATTCAGCAATTAAATCAAAGAGCAACCAACCTGCATATGCTTAATAAACCCACCCCCAAgaaagtgtttgagaaaatttAACTGCACAAGATCTGGATGTTAGAATGCTTAAGTGCAGAATATCACcgtaaattttttaatttagaaaaaaaCAAAGATGAAAGAATGCAAGAAAACCTGAATCATTTGGGACCACGATGATGTCTGCAAGGAATCACCACCAATCTTTGTTGAAGTTTCGGGGGAGTAACCATACTAACATAACAAAGTAAGATCAGAACATATATACTAGATTCACAAGACGATTAATGACTTCTGTTATCATAGTAATATTAACTACtgaataaaatgaaattaaaatacctcaaaaaattctaaaatatctcGGAACAAGCTCCTCTGGTTATTAAGATCCTTTTTGGCAGAACCCTTGCCACCGGCCTCCACAGAAAGGTTTCTGCATTGATTTATGACCTTCCCTTTCAATCCTTGTAAACATATGTAACTTTCTTGTGTTTTACTCTCTTCTGCACTCCTAGAATCAGTATAAAATTTCTCTGTAGTTCCAATCTCAAAAATAAGAGCCAAAGCTTCACCAGCAGCAATTCGTACAGTCCGATCTTCCTTGTCCAGAAGACCCGATAAATAAGATATTTGACTACatcaagaataaaaataataagattGATCCAAGGAAGTGATGCATAAAATAAGATTGGAAGCAAAGTCTTTTCCTCTATGAGAGGAGTACATTGGCACATTACTGGTTCAGCaatgcaataaaaataaatgtgGTAGTCAAGGTTATTGAGCTTACTTTTGCCAATTTTTTGAATTTAGGTTCAAATCGTCCATGGTAGACAGGAGAAAAGACCACGAAGACACCACAGAAGTTATTAATTGGGCAGATGGTTTGACTGCAACCACCTAAACCATGAAACAAATGAGGCAGTAAATAGAATGAACAATTCCATACACCCAAGGTGGAAGGGGAAAAAATGCTGTCATCATACTTAGCATACAAGCACTGAACATGGGAGAATTACTATTGGGAACATATTAGACCGGCAAGACAATCCTACTAGCAGATGTTGATAAGTGGATAAAACAAATTAGTATGGTAGAAAAAGTTGCTTACATTGGAACCTAATTTGGGATGGATCACTCGCCACATGATGTCCATTGACTGTTCTGTTTCTTCTTGATCGATCCCTCCAACAAAGGTTATTATAGCCAAACATTCAAGCAACTACAAAAACAATTGGCATCAACCAAATAAGATCCAACTAAATACTAGAGACTCTCCATGAAAAAATTTCCCACAGGATTTTGCAATTACTCACTGAGGGTACCTTTGAAACATCTGACTTGGACGCAAGAGATTCATCTAGAGGACGAACTGATTCTTCAAATATTTCACGTGCATTATTGCCGCATCCAACAGTCAAGGCCAAACAACCTGAAAAATGATTTATTTAATGAAATGAAGGCAACATGAAACATAAGCAAGTTACTTAAAATCTTACCAATGGCGTGTGATGCCAAAGATATCTCCTTAGCAGATGCTTTTTTAGATCCCTTTTTTAATGAAGCAAGACAATGGTGTAGTAAGGTAGCAAATCTGATCAAGAAAAGAACGGCATGTTATGATAACTAAACTTTTTTGGGAAAGACATCAATACGTATAGCATCAAAGCCTAAATACGGAATAGGAAACCAAAAACTAAAGGGAAACATTTACTCACCCCCAACCCCCGCACCCTTATTGCTATGGGAAAACTCATAACCATAAAAGACCACAAAAACAATtgctaaataaataaaagattttataagCCAGATGATAAATTCTTACTTCTTCTCCACAAAATCATGCTGAATATTGCTATTGAATGCATCAATGATCGATGACAAAGCATTCTCCCTTGTGGAACCCCTTTCATTCAAACAACACATATCAATCATCAATTCAGAATATCAAAGTCTAGCTCCATGT is a window encoding:
- the LOC130946958 gene encoding uncharacterized protein LOC130946958 isoform X2 encodes the protein MGKRNSQRKCAAMFDTDDDSSVTSSSTSRSDMMSVYGGEDVQFYQDSVLDQALDALDEKRGSTRENALSSIIDAFNSNIQHDFVEKKFATLLHHCLASLKKGSKKASAKEISLASHAIGCLALTVGCGNNAREIFEESVRPLDESLASKSDVSKLLECLAIITFVGGIDQEETEQSMDIMWRVIHPKLGSNVVAVKPSAQLITSVVSSWSFLLSTMDDLNLNSKNWQNQISYLSGLLDKEDRTVRIAAGEALALIFEIGTTEKFYTDSRSAEESKTQESYICLQGLKGKVINQCRNLSVEAGGKGSAKKDLNNQRSLFRDILEFFEYGYSPETSTKIGGDSLQTSSWSQMIQLNFLKHFLGGGFIKHMQENEFLHDVFDFTPKRKFNNNEQRMSGGEKRLFKSPNSVLNKARTQHLNKQRLQAEGRNFGHYAVGVPEEEA
- the LOC130946958 gene encoding uncharacterized protein LOC130946958 isoform X1, whose translation is MGKRNSQRKCAAMFDTDDDSSVTSSSTSRSDMMSVYGGEDVQFYQDSVLDQALDALDEKRGSTRENALSSIIDAFNSNIQHDFVEKKFATLLHHCLASLKKGSKKASAKEISLASHAIGCLALTVGCGNNAREIFEESVRPLDESLASKSDVSKVPSLLECLAIITFVGGIDQEETEQSMDIMWRVIHPKLGSNVVAVKPSAQLITSVVSSWSFLLSTMDDLNLNSKNWQNQISYLSGLLDKEDRTVRIAAGEALALIFEIGTTEKFYTDSRSAEESKTQESYICLQGLKGKVINQCRNLSVEAGGKGSAKKDLNNQRSLFRDILEFFEYGYSPETSTKIGGDSLQTSSWSQMIQLNFLKHFLGGGFIKHMQENEFLHDVFDFTPKRKFNNNEQRMSGGEKRLFKSPNSVLNKARTQHLNKQRLQAEGRNFGHYAVGVPEEEA